The Acetobacter sp. DNA window TACCAGCGTCCGTACGCCACGATCTGCGCCCACCAATGCGGGTAGTATGCGAGAGAGACGATGAAGATACTTGTCCCGGTAAAGCGGGTTGTTGATTACAACATCAAGGTTCTCGTCAAATCGGACGGAACCGGTGTTGAGACGGCCGGTCTGAAGATGTCGATGAATCCCTTTGACGAGATTGCCGTCGAAGAGGCTGTCCGACTGCGTGAAAAAGGCTCTGCGACCGAGGTGATCGCCGTCTCGATCGGCTTGCAGCAGGCGCAGGACACGCTGCGTACGGCGATGGCGATGGGTGCTGACCGCGCCATCCTCGTCCTCTCCGAGGAAAGCCCTGAGCCACTGGCCGTCGCCAAGGTGCTGAAGGCGCTTGTCGAGCGTGAGAAGCCGGACCTCGTTTTCCTTGGCAAGCAGGCCATCGACGACGACATGAACGCGACGGGCCAGATGCTGGCCGGTCTGCTCGGCTGGGGTCAGGGCACCTTCGCCAGCAAGGTCGAAATCGTTGACGGCCGTGCGGAAGTGACACGCGAAATCGATGGCGGCACGGAAACAGTGTCCCTCGCCGTCCCCGCCATTGTTACGGCTGACCTGCGTCTCAACGAGCCGCGTTATGCGTCCCTGCCGAACATCATGAAGGCCAAGAAGAAGCCGCTTGAGACG harbors:
- a CDS encoding electron transfer flavoprotein subunit beta/FixA family protein, with protein sequence MKILVPVKRVVDYNIKVLVKSDGTGVETAGLKMSMNPFDEIAVEEAVRLREKGSATEVIAVSIGLQQAQDTLRTAMAMGADRAILVLSEESPEPLAVAKVLKALVEREKPDLVFLGKQAIDDDMNATGQMLAGLLGWGQGTFASKVEIVDGRAEVTREIDGGTETVSLAVPAIVTADLRLNEPRYASLPNIMKAKKKPLETIQAADLGVDMTRRLTTVSVAEPPVRKAGIKVGSVAELVEKLRNEAKVI